From a single Oreochromis niloticus isolate F11D_XX linkage group LG4, O_niloticus_UMD_NMBU, whole genome shotgun sequence genomic region:
- the fmnl1a gene encoding LOW QUALITY PROTEIN: formin-like protein 1 (The sequence of the model RefSeq protein was modified relative to this genomic sequence to represent the inferred CDS: deleted 2 bases in 1 codon): MGNAAGGGLEHEPAEGREARNSVSAASAMNDSAPTLQKKQPPQPKLPMPPEKELEERFNMVLSSMNLPPDKLQLLSQYDNDKKWELVCDQERFQVKSPPSTYLTKIKSLYQDQGGVSRRLKKRIQDATQVLKNLEISLRTNHIGWAQEFLNEQNKGLDVLVEYLSYAQSDSSFEVEGIENGGSLSDRGKSAERSMEDLTKSSSSHQSHGMTRAARALTVRISSTLVNKIHKKSHINNQRDDVHVCIMCLRAIMNYQSGFNLVMTHPRCVNEITLSLNSRNPRTKALVLELLAAVCLVRGGHDIILSAFDNFKEVSKERNRFEKLMEYFINDDNNIDFMVACMQFINIVVHSVENMNFRVHLQYEFTHLGLDKYLETLKLTESEKLQVQIQAYLDNVLDVGALLEDAENRGGVLEHVDELQEHNVQLSVRLQEIENQTGERITELETQLMQATKEAELLKESLRESCSQVSTLQQRERERELDREREKDRERLGITGPQGPSELEQKIQELQDKGLIRVGRTASGSLDVQVIPVTVVEYIQSPAPANQASPPDSAELASPSSSIPSPPPPPPGGSEQTVSPPPPPPPPPSLPGGPVPPPPPPPPPPPPGCSCPPPPPPLPGAGPPPPPPPPGAGPPPPPPPPGGGPPPPPGAPSTDSGAKNRKPIQTKFRMPLLNWQALKPNQVTGTVFNELDDEQVLGELNMEMFEEHFKTRAQGNPADLSKVKKKMASKAPTKTSLIDGNKAKNLAITLRKGGMSPANICTAIEMYDQQSLSIDFLELLEPFIPSDFEMKLLANYEKDGRPLDELTDEDQFILRFGKIPRLNQRINTLTFMGNFPDSVKRLQPQLNSIISASMSLKSSTKLKKILEIVLAFGNYMNSSKRGAACGFRLQSLDLLLETKSTDRSQTLLQFITNIIQEKYPELVNFHTELHFVDKAGLVSLDSILQDIRSLERGMEMTKKEFLVQDDSPVLKEFIKTNSEQLDTLIKDGKTAQEAYGSVVEYFGENPKTTQPSMFFPMFGRFIKAYKTAQQEIEQKKKMESESREVKESPSPTKAGSQKGPMMPKMPQMDLIAELKKRQVKPPVREGKDGALEDIITDLRNSPYRRADGRRPAQRQDT; encoded by the exons AGTTCCATGAACTTGCCTCCAGATAAACTCCAGCTGTTGAGTCAATACgacaatgataagaaatggGAATTAGTCTGTGATCAG GAGCGTTTCCAGGTGAAGAGCCCCCCATCCACTTACCTGACCAAGATCAAAAGCCTCTACCAGGATCAAGGAGGGGTGTCTCGTAGG TTGAAGAAAAGGATCCAAGATGCCACCCAGGTCCTTAAAAATTTGGAGATATCCCTCCGGACCAATCACATTGG atGGGCCCAGGAGTTTCTCAATGAACAGAATAAAGGTTTGGATGTTCTGGTGGAATACCTGTCCTACGCACAAAGTGACAGCTC GTTTGAGGTTGAGGGTATAGAAAATGGTGGCAGCCTGTCAGACAGAGGAAAATCAGCAGAAAGGTCAATGGAAGACTTGACCAAGAGCTCCAGCAGCCATCAGTCACATGGGATGACCAGAGCGGCTCGTGCACTGACTGTAAG AATAAGCTCCACTCTGGTAAACAAGATACATAAGAAGTCCCACATAAACAACCAGAGAGATGATGTACATGTGTGCATAATGTGCCTGCGAGCCATCATGAACTATCAG TCTGGTTTTAATTTGGTGATGACTCACCCACGCTGCGTGAATGAGATCACCCTCAGTCTCAACAGCAGGAATCCCAG GACCAAAGCTCTTGTTTTGGAGCTGCTGGCTGCCGTCTGTCTCGTCCGAGGAGGACACGACATCATTCTCTCTGCCTTTGACAACTTTAAAGag gtgagCAAAGAAAGGAACCGCTTTGAGAAGCTCATGGAGTACTTCATCaatgatgacaacaacattgaCTTCATG GTTGCCTGCATGCAGTTCATAAACATTGTGGTCCATTCAGTGGAGAACATGAACTTCCGTGTCCATCTACAATATGAGTTCACTCACCTTGGATTAGACAAGTATCTAGAG ACTCTGAAGCTAACAGAGAGCGAGAAGCTGCAGGTCCAGATCCAGGCCTACTTGGACAATGTGTTAGATGTGGGAGCTCTGCTGGAGGATGCTGAGAACAGAGGAGGGGTGCTGGAGCATGTGGACGAATTACAGGAGCACAACGTTCAG CTGAGTGTACGGCTTCAGGAGATTGAGAACCAGACTGGAGAGAGAATAACTGAACTGGAGACTCAGCTTATGCAGGCCACAAAGGAGGCTGAGCTGCTCAAA GAAAGCCTGCGAGAGTCATGTTCCCAGGTTAGCACTTTgcagcagagagaaagagagcgtgAGCTGGacagggagagggagaaggaCAGGGAGCGGCTGGGTATCACTGGCCCTCAGGGACCTTCAGAGCTAGAGCAGAAGATCCAGGAGCTGCAGGACAAAGGGCTAATCCGAGTGGGACGCACAGCCTCAGGAAGTCTGGACGTCCAAGTCATACCTGTCACAGTCGTTGAATACATTCAAAGCCCGGCCCCAGCCAACCAAGCCAGCCCTCCAGACTCTGCTGAGTTAGCCTCCCCATCATCTAGCATCCCTTCGCCACCGCCTCCCCCTCCAGGTGGCTCAGAGCAGACTGTCTCTCCACCTCCACCGCCTCCACCACCTCCATCTCTACCAGGAGGTCCTGTACCACCGCCaccaccccctcctcctcctccacctcctggC TGCAGCTGccccccacctccacctcctctccctGGTGCTGGtcccccacctcctcctccaccccctGGAGCTGGCCCTCCACCCCCACCTCCCCCACCTGGTGGTGGACCACCACCGCCTCCTGGAGCACCATCTACAGACTCTG GGGCTAAGAACAGGAAGCCTATTCAGACCAAGTTCAGGATGCCTCTGTTGAACTGGCAGGCATTAAAACCAAACCAAGTGACAGGCACAGTCTTCAACGAGCTAGATGATGAGCAAGTCTTGGGG GAGTTGAATATGGAAATGTTTGAGGAACATTTCAAAACTAGGGCCCAGGGTAACCCAGCTGACCTGTCCAAGGTTAAGAAGAAGATGGCCTCGAAAGCCCCCACCAAGACATCTTTGATTGATGGCAATAAAGCCAAAAATCTGGCCATCACTCTACGCAAGGGGGGAATGAGCCCGGCCAATATCTGCACAGCCATAGAAAT GTATGACCAGCAATCTTTGTCCATAGACTTCCTGGAACTGCTCGAACCATTcataccatcagattttgagaTGAAGCTTCTTGCTAACTATGAGAAAGATGGCCGTCCACTGGATGAGCTGACCGACGAAGACCAATTTATTTTACGCTTTGGGAAGATTCCTCGTCTCAACCAGCGAATAAACACTCTGACTTTCATGGGCAACTTCCCAGACAGCGTGAAACGGCTGCAGCCG CAACTGAACTCCATCATTTCTGCATCCATGTCTCTCAAGTCTTCAACCAAACTAAAAAAGATCCTAGAG ATTGTTCTTGCATTTGGTAACTACATGAACAGCAGTAAAAGAGGTGCAGCTTGTGGTTTCAGACTGCAGAGTCTGGATCTT CTGTTGGAGACCAAATCCACTGACCGCTCACAGACGTTACTTCAATTCATCACCAATATTATCCAGGAAAAATACCCAGAATTGGTCAACTTCCACACCGAGCTACACTTTGTAGACAAGGCAGGCCTTG TCTCTCTTGACAGCATTCTTCAAGATATCCGCTCTCTAGAGCGAGGAATGGAGATGACCAAAAAGGAGTTCCTGGTGCAGGATGACAGCCCGGTGTTGAAGGAATTCATTAAAACAAATAGTGAACAGTTGGACACTTTAATCAAAGATGGCAAGACAGCGCAG GAGGCTTACGGCTCTGTGGTGGAGTACTTCGGAGAGAATCCCAAAACCACGCAGCCCTCAATGTTTTTCCCCATGTTTGGGCGCTTCATAAAGGCCTATAAA ACGGCACAGCAGGAGAttgaacagaagaagaaaatggagAGCGAGAGCCGTGAGGTTAAAGAGTCACCATCTCCAACCAAGGCTGGATCACAAAAG GGCCCAATGATGCCTAAGATGCCCCAGATGGACCTGATTGCAGAGCTGAAGAAGAGGCAGGTGAAACCGCCAGTACGCGAGGGGAAGGACGGCGCACTGGAGGACATCATCACAG